In one window of Zingiber officinale cultivar Zhangliang chromosome 11A, Zo_v1.1, whole genome shotgun sequence DNA:
- the LOC122031366 gene encoding uncharacterized mitochondrial protein AtMg00860-like, translated as MPFGLTNAPTVFMDLMNQIFQLYLDQFVIIFIDDILIYSRSHEEHRLHLTIVLQTLKDERLYAKFSKYDFWLGQIPFLGHIVSERGIEVDPAKVEAIKNWVTPRSVNEVRSFLGLAGYYRRFIQNFSRFALPLTSLTKKGVKYKWADQCERSFEELKERLMTSPVLAIPGGSGWLVVYTDASKNCLGVVLMQNGNETS; from the coding sequence ATGCCGTTTGGACTAACTAACGCCCCCACAGtattcatggatctgatgaatcagATTTTTCAGCTGTATCTGGACCAGTTCGTTATCatcttcatcgatgacatattgatataCTCTCGAAGTCACGAAGAGCACCGTTTACACCTGACTATAGTGTTGCAGACTTTGAAGGATGAACGTTTGTATGCGAAGTTTAGCAAATATGACTTCTGGTTGGGACAGATTCCATTCTTGGGGCACATAGTTTCGGAGAGAGGTATAGAGGTAGACCCAGCAAAAGTAGAGGCAATTAAGAATTGGGTTACACCGAGGAGTGTCAATGAAGTCCGAAGCTTCCTAGGACTGGCAGGATACTATCGAAGGTTCATCCAAAACTTTTCACGGTTTGCTTTACCTCTGACTTCACTAACCAAGAAGGGGGTAAAGTACAAATGGGCAGACCAGTGTGAGAGGAGTTttgaagaactaaaagaaagGTTAATGACATCACCAGTGCTTGCTATCCCAGGCGGCTCTGGATGGTTGGTGGTGTACACAGATGCTTCCAAGAATTGTTTAGGGGTTGTGCTGATGCAGAATGGGAATGAAACATCCTAG